The genomic DNA CACGCGGCCCCCACACGGGCGGGAATTCTCAATGCAAATGCACTTTAGAATCTGAGGATCTTGGTAACAGCGCGCATAGAAGAGCGTTATTCATCCTAAGGAGCCATTTGTTGAGGGCTTCTACCGGATACAAATGTAATGCGATATTTTGTTACTATCGGGTGTTTTTAGGGCGTTTATCTATGTGATATGTGGGCGTATAACGTACTTTTATAGGATGTTGGCCTCAAATTACTGTTGACGTGTGTGGTACGGTTTGGTACGGCACGCAAACCCACTGAGGTGTTATAACGCTATATATAATAGCACACACAAGGTTCATAAGCATGGATGAATAGCAGCGACTTGGTAATATCTATCAGGATTTGTTGTACTCAGGCTAGGGGGCTAGCTCCTTTCGGCAACTAATGTAACACTCATAGCATAGTAACAGACTTTATACAGGACTCCAGTCAACTTAGTTAGCTTCGCGAAGGGTCATACATATACTGAAATTTCAATTACCACATTAGACTCTGCTAGATTGAACATGGTGCAGCTCAACTTCCTACCAGCGGGTTTCATATGACATCTCCTTGTATGCTCCCAGAAGGAATCACCTCTTTGACCCTATCTAATACATCGACGCTGCTAAATGGTAGAAATAACATGGTTTATTGGTCGTGAAGCATTGGACATTGTTATTATAGTACATAGGTTGGAACATCCCAATACGTTATTCTTAACCCTATTAAGCACGTGATATTAGGTGCAGCGATGGTGTTAACTGGTTCATTGTGCTGATATTATTCGGTGGGAAGCCTATGAAGAATAATCAAATCATTGCCGACCCAAGATATAGATTGTCGCGATACCATTCACGGCGTCCGGGGATATGATGGGGTGAACCGCGCCTGCAATAATGTTCAGGTGTCTGAATACGAATAAGCTAGTTGAGAGACCCGCTCCTGCACCTGAATGGCGGTTGGACGAGTCTGGGGATTACGACTCCAGCACTGGTTCATTAAGTGCCAAAGGGTGCTGGCACGATAACAACTaatgggtatatgcgcctcAGGGCGCGGAGGGAGTGTTCCTTCTGTGATCTTCCTCATCACCACTATTTCGTTCGGTACTTCCACATACGGAATGCTTCCCGTCATAGCCTCCTGAACGTACGCGGATTAGAGTCTACAATCTGACACTGATCTTAGTGCGCACCAGGATAGTCTGAAAATATAACCCAATTACTATCGTTAATGATAAGCAAGTATTTACTACTCACCATCCCCAACGCGTATATATCAGCTGCTTTTGAATTTTCCGATTTCTCTTCCATGATCTCAGGCGCCTGTCAATAACGCATTTAATCGTAGCCAGCCATGATAGTGTGTAAATAGCTTGCCGTCCAACGTATCGTCATCCCAGGCTTTGTCCCAGTCTGGGCAAACGCTAGCGTGTAGTCCTTCAGGGCTGAAGTCCCAAAGTCCGCAATCTTTAGGACGAATTCTTTCGATATTAGCACATTGGCCTGGATGCGCTCGTCAGCCCGTCCGGGTCAGATGTAGATAGCACCAACCTTACCCCTTTGATGTCCCCGTGCACCTGGAAATCGAGTGTATCAATACGAGGTGGTCACCACCATAGAGCGGAGCTACTCACAATGTTCTGGGAGTGCAGATATGCGACCCCATCGGCCATTTGAGCACACTACACAACTAACATGAGAGCAACCTTAGACAGCTCCAATCGTACTTACCAACTCGTAGCGATCTGCGTCAGGATACGAATGAAGAAAACTACGCAGATCACCATTCTCCATCCAAGGCGAAACCATTGCAATTCGATTCCGATATTGGGTAATCCCAATCAGCTCCAGTACGTTTGGATGTCTGCACTTCGACCACACATATATCTCATGTGCCGTAATCTGTGCTTAAGGTTGGACCAAGAAGGATCGACGAATGGCGTATAAGAAACGATGCTTGCCTTGCGTTTGCTCCGCCCTTCGTCGCTTATAGCTGCGTTGGTCATCCTGATACACTTCACACCAACCCTTTGACCCGTGTACAACCACCCAGTGTATACATCCGCAGCTCCGCCACTTGCTACAGGTTCTCTGCTAAAAGTGGATTCATCGAGATACTCAGTAAGGTTCCGGCATCCCCGGGCGTAGAGATGCGAGAGTATTTCTTCAGTTGCCTACAGATGCCTTGACTAAGAGGAACGGCGTATTTTCATCATAGAATCCGGACATTACCATTGTACCATCAATAATCACTGAACCAGGCCGAGGGACTTCACCACGAGTAATGGGGCTTCTGAAAGTAGAGTTCCCAGACGTAGGGTTTGATGTATTACATGAACCGGCAGTAGGAAATCCTGGTGCTGGACTGTATTCGTACTCGTTTCTGGGTGCGGGTGCAGGCATGGGTATGGGCATGGTCACGGCTGTGTAGGTGGATCCGGGAAAGGAGGTACAACTCGAAGGACTGGTGGGGTATCTACTGGATTGAGAACTTGCGTTAGTCGTAGTAGAGGCTTCGGAGCCATAGTGTCCAACCATCGAGGTCTTCAAGTTTACAGGAAACGAAGGGCCTGTATGGATAGGGTATGGGAGGCGAGGGTATGAAGAAGTAGGCGCGAGCTCCGCTCTGGGCCAGTAGGGATTAGAGTTCGCCTTCGTACCCCAGACAGACAACCTCAACGAGCCTTCCGCGTCCCCGAAGTGCTCGACATCAAGCATCAGCTGTTGGTCATTGAGGGCTACGCTCGGTGCTGGCACTGGAGGATAGTCACGAAAAATGTCAAATTGCGAAATGGGAGGGTCAGTTGTATTCAGGAGCTAGCAAAAGGATGGTATGTAAACCGAGGTGGAAGGAGTAGGTCGCAGCGTTGTACCTCAGATATGATAGCCTCCCGAAGTTCTTTGCCACATAAACATCTGGTAAGATCTACTCTCATATATTGTCCCTCGCTAAGTGCAATCTTAATGATTTTACACCGGCGGATTGACGGTACACCGCATGAGTTTGGTGATGGCGAACCATAAGAGCTTGGAGACTTCGTAAAATCAAAACATGATAACAAATAACAATGCATCAGTACTTACTTGGACAAATCTGCCTTCCGAACCTCCAGGTTGTATATTATTGTGGTTTGTTATCACCTGCAAGTGCCCTCCCATTTGGTGAGGAGCTGTACCCGATCCATAGCCAAGGGGAAAGGGACTCATTGGCTGTACGGTGTGAGCGTCCCATGGAGGAACAATGCGTTCTAGGAACGAAGCCTGTGGCATCGGCATTGACGGATACCCGACGTTGCTGTTCTCGTATACGTAGTACTTTTCGGTGTTGTTACCGTTGGGGACGATTGGAGGTCGATATCCGCTGGTAGGAACCCGTAAACCTCGATAACGTGAATTCGCCATTCTCGAGCATGTGGTTGTCGACCCGGTCCATAACAGTCCGGTGCCACACGTATCAAGGCTGCTTTGTAATTGTTTATCCGCTTTGAGCAACTACATAGGATTAGAATCGGCGCCGCGAGCAGGCGTGGCTTGCAGTGACTCTATACTATTCCAGGACCGGAATGTCAACTCGAAGCTATTGACGTTCAGTGAAATAAAATAAAGCAAGAATTATTCAAACTTGCCCATAAAATGTGAGCGGAAGTACAAATGAATCCGATGAACGAAATTAGTGTTGAATCCCTTTGTCGACGCGATCGTAGGAATTTGATTCAACTGATCACAAGTTCGTAGACAAGGAGAGCCGCTCAACATGCTCGATTAATGTAAGGAAACGCGCAAGGGTAAATGAGCTGCTCCATGATATCGATTTGGATGATGGAACGAAAGAAAATGATCAGACTCCTGCCCTGAGTATTGGGCCCGATCAAAGCATTCTAATCTCGAGACCCAAGAAATTCCCATGCTACAATAAATAACATTTTAGGGCTTACTGCAAATAACGCCCGGATTCCGTTTCGATACGGAGTCAAGGTCGTTCACCCTCGATAGTTCAGAGAGCAGCAGTGAGGCAGGATATAGCCACAAGAGTCGCGTCAAGCGTAAACATTCCGTTGCGCACAAATCTATGTACATGTAAACTCTTTATAATTACCCGATTCACAAATCTAATAATCAATTGGCAGCACATAAATAACAACGCGACAATAGCAATCACCAAAGGTGAACGCAAAATCCCCGAAAAAAATACAAAATTATTACTTTAATACTTTTTCATTGTCCCTTTCCTAAAAAATCTTGACCAAAAGTTATTTatcgaaaaaaaaaaaccttGTCCTCATTGATCATATCGACCCGATGATTCTCATCTGTAAAACACATTAGACGCCACGCAAAAGCAACAATGATCACATGGACTGACTCTGTACTTCACATcatccgcagttggtctaTCCTCTGGTTTAAATGCCCAGCAATCAGACAGAAGCGACCACAACAGGTCTGCCCGATCATCGCCAGTTGGTATATGCTCTTCCGGTCTGGCGGGATGCCCTCCTGTCACAAGCTTCAAGATCACAGCAGGGGTGCTTACACCAGGAAAAGGCACGTTTCCTGTAAACACCTCCTGCACACTTAGTTAGTTATGATGTGTGATCTAGTTGCCCTGATGCATACTAGAATTGTCTAAAGAACGTTTACTATCAGACCTTTTAATCATGTAAGCAGTAATGCGCGTACCATCCCAAGCGAAAACACATCCGCCTCAGGAGTGCTCTTGTCGATGGTTTCGGCCATAACTTCGGGAGCCTAAATCCAACTAGTTGCTTGCAGCACGCTGTTGTTGGTTCGTGAGATCTTACCGTCCAGCGAATCGACACGGTTTGAGAACAACTAGTCTCTGTAAACTTGAGGGTGCAATCGATTCGACTTGCAGTGCCAAAGTCCGTTATCTTGGGTGTAAGGTCCTTTGATACCAAGATGTTTGCCTGATATTCGAACAGCGTGAATATTGACCAAACAAAATTTACAAACGTGTTTACCCCTTTTATGTCTCCATGGACCTAAGTAAAAAGGTGTTATGCCTGATACGCTTTCTTAGCGGCGGTAGTATACATACCACATTTTCTTGATGTAGATACGCAACTCCATCAGCTATTTGCGCACACTATCACGCAACAATCGATTTCAGACTATACACATGCGGCGTTTTGCTTACCAGGTTGTACCGGTCGATATAGGGGTGTTCAACCAGAAATCGGGTAAGGTCGCCATTCTCCATCCATGGAGAAACCATCGCAAGGTGACCACGGTGCTGAGTCACCCCCATTAATTCCAGAACATTCGGATGCTTACACTTCGACCAAATGTATAGCTCGTGCGCAGCATCCTAGCATAAGTTGTAGAAATGACAGCCAAACGAACTAAAGATAAAACAGCATGTATACCTTGATCTTCCTTTGCCCACCGTCGTCTAAATCGACCTCCAGCCTCACACACTTCAGGCTGACCTCTGCTCCATTATTGAGTACTCCGCGATAGATGTCTCCAAAACCACCATACGCCACCGGATTATCGCCAGACATCGATCTGTTTACATAGGGCGACATGCTTTTGCATCCATGACTATGGAGTTCATGCAGAACTTCATCCACCGTCTAAAATATAATCAATCAATACGGCAGCCGAATATTAGCACCATAGCCCGGCCCACCATCCTTCGGCTGATTGTTCTATTACAGCCCCCATGGAGAGACGGACCCTCCATAAAGGCTTGACTTTGATAAGAGCCAGCATCCATTCTCGAATTTGCGCCTTCCGAGTATCCCGAATTTTGCCTGATCACCTCAGCTTCGGACATCCTACCAGGTTCGGAATACAATGTTCCATGTACCATGTGAGTTTGCCCAGGTTGAGGTGTACGATATCTGAGAAGACTGGAAACAGCATGGTCTGAACCGGGAGAAGCGATAATAGGGGGACTTTCATCCCAGTAAGGTACAGAATATCTGCGTGTCTGTCGTTCGAACGGCTGAGTGATGGGAGATATTTGTGCTGGTTCGGGTATTGCTATATTGCCGCCAGGGTCCGTGATCAGGTCTTGGCAATGATGGGTTGATCGGCTTGGAACGGGGTCATGCCGAGTGGCGGAATCGGATGGGAGACTGGGACTGCTCCTGGTCACTGATGACGTATCGCTTGCGCGTTGGACACATGGTTCAGGCATTAATAGTGTGGCAGGAACTATCGTCGACAAAGAGGCTGGAGATGATAGTACTCGGGAATGTGAAACTTGATGAGAATTTGAATGTACCACTAAATGAGGGGGTATCACGGACAGGTCAGCGAAGAAGTGTGGCACGCCTTGGCGCTCTTGCAGGCAGGTGAGGAGCAGTTGGTCGTCGTCTAAGGGGTAGCCAAGCGGAGCGTTGGAGGATGCGATTCGATATATGTCAAACTTGAGGCTCGGATTGCTTGTGATCTGACCTAGTTAGCGGAGGTCTTTAGAAGCTGGAAGCCAGACATCCTTACCTTGGAGGCGATCGTCTGGCGAATGGTCTGTGCATCTGCGGTGTCACGGTTTATAGTAACGTTGGTGTAGGTCAACTTGTCGCATGTAACGGCAAGGACGGTTTGATCAGCGATGGGTGCGTCGTTTCGAGAACTGGTTGGCACCGAGGAGGTCAAGTTTGGATGACCCATCCTGGTCGTCGATTGGATATTGCTATCAGAAACCATACTCGCAGCCCTTTCATGTGCGCCAGCACAATACATCGAAGAGCTAAATACTTCAGCTATCGAGGGAACCCATGGTCGTCGTGGTCCGTTGAAGCCGCCCGAAGAGGGCATTGTTATGTCCGTTGTATATGTAGTGGTGGAGAGGAGGATTCAGCTTGAGGGGACGCGATCATTCTCAAGTCTGGTCCATCAAATGTAATTGTAAACCGTTCATTTGGCGCCTAGTTTTGCATGTGCTGTACTTTGAATTGAGCCGCCCAGGGAATCGCTATTGCCATCACCATCACCATCACCATCACCGTTACACGCTTCAACTCCAGGGGAGGGAGAACCAAGGGAGGGCCCGGGATTCCCCACCCTACTCAAGCCAGCTTATCGAGAAAAGATGCCTCACTGGATTCAAGGCATGTAGCAGGGACGTCGGGGGTTGGTAGATGCAGTTGTCTCATCGGATATTATAATACCGAACTATCACTTGGCATAGAGAGGTAAgcagccatcatcaaagggGATGGTTCATTGGCAAAATCATTACACTGGACAAAAGATGGAGCCAAACAAAGGCACTTACGCATGTACACCTAGGCCCCACGCCACAAAGGAGTAACACGGTGACGTTACAATGTGATATTTCGTCGTGGTAATGCTAcagtatatatgcataccatCAATTGATCGAGACCTATGACTCCAATAAACCATGGGCATGCTGGTATCTAATCATACTTGTGGCCAGGATGACAATTAACGGACTAATTGCAATCCGAACCTGGTATCAAGAGCATACTTATATGAAGCGAACCAGTCGTTGGATCAACTTATTGCTAACTTCATAGTACTAGAAAGTATTCATGACTAACGTTGTGTGCAAACTGCCCAAATCTATGTGGCTGGACCCAACAGGGTGTGCCAGGGCAACTGACCTCTTTTCTCGATCTGGCCATAAGCCTCTTTCTAGGGCAACTTCTTTCGCTATTGCTGGGTTGTCCCTGTTGTGGAGGATGTAATCAAGTAGCCGTCTGACCTCTGTTAAGCTTGTAGAGCGACTCATCTTGCTCGCGTGCGGCTACTATTGCTTGCGTGATGAGAGGAGGGGGGGGGTTAAAACTTGGTCATAAAGACGTCGGCAGTTGACGCTCGTTTTGTATCACGGGCTCGCATATACATTGGGATACATCTCCATTGCACCATCAATGCTTATCACGTTCAATTTACTGTAAGGTTAGATCTTGGGCCAGGGACGGCAGCCATCTTCCAGTGAGGTCGAGCGTGCTATTTGTGTGCGAGCCCATCCGTTAGGCCATAGAACTGCATTGCTACCCAATATAAGGTTGATACATCAAGCAGTTGTGTATGAATTATGTATCCTATATATCTCCTTTCAAAAACATAGCAAACTCAAAGGTGTCCTGGCGCTACATCGCAATCCAAGCACTGTCAGTTATACTGGGTGAAGATAATGATCAAGCACAGCTCCTTACTGTATAGTTGGAGCCCTTGGTCCCCGGAATTTAAGTCATATATATTATATGGAATTTTACTGGGGCACCAAAAATGTGTGATGAGACAGTTGGAAGTCGCCCTGCCGCCCTTTTGAGAATATTTTAGACTCGGTTTCTATTGTCCATTGGTTGTTTGATGTCCAAGCTTAAGCCTGCACACACTGCATGCGGGCCGCTACATCATGATATACCTGTCTCAGGTTCCTAGACTAAATAGCAATCAATGATACGTGCGCATCTAGGGTGCCATAATATGTATGTGCGTATCGTTCACTGGCGCTTAGTCAAGGAATATGGGGCAGGTATATCATGTAGCAGCCCGCATGTAATGTGCCCCGTGGACTTAACTATCAAAAAACGAATGGGAAATAGAAGAGTATAAAAACTTCCAGAAGGACTGCAAGTACAATTAGAAATCACTAAAAGAAGAGACACCAGAGTCTAAAAATAACACACTCCAGACACCTTCAATGTCTTGGAAATCCCAATACTCTAGCCTTGGACATATCCGAAGCTCCAATTTGGGCTTTGTTACCAAATGCGACCGCTATGCCCCACGATTGCCGTAAGCTGAGAGATTTCTCCGCTTGTGGTGCACTGACATGCGCAAATCTGGAATCCGGCTCAAGAGTACATAATTTTATATAGTTGCTTACTATGTCTTAGTTAAACACTATGGTATAAATATCCTCCTCTCCTCACGCTCCGTGTTGCTCTACGTTTTTGCTCCATTGAAACCCTTCCCCTTCAGTCCAATGTACACAACGGATACATACCTTTTTACCTTATTCCTGGCATTGTGTGTAGCTCTGGTTCGATCTTGGCTGGTCCCCAGAAGGGCTAAAGACCTTCTGCCTCTACCACCCTCACCTCCATCCGACCCTCTTATTGGCCACATGCGCCTGTTAATGGGtgctacagatatatctaaAGAGTACGGTAGATGGTCAAGTAAGCTGGGAAGTAAGTGAAGGGCCGACTTTTAACTGTTGTGATTTGTATCACTGAGATCCTCCTGTATATATAGGTGACATTATTTCCTTCAAACTCTTGGGGGAGACAATGATCATATTAAACTCAACCAACATGGCTGAAGACCTTTTAACCAAGCGTTCGTCTATCTACTCTGATCGGCCCCAGTTTCATAGTACCATGGGTACGAGTGACCGGCTGTGAGTATGCATATGTGTGCCGGCAAGAGTGATATTGCTCAATACTTTGATTCTTCTATTTAGCCTTGGGTGGGCAAACAATACAGCTGTGATCTCGTATGGAGAACGGTGGCGGACTCAGCGTCGAATGACCCATGAACTTTTGCACAAACGAGCAAGCGAAGAGCTATCGCCTCTGATAGTAAAGAACTCGCGGTTAGCTCTTCAGCGGCTACTAGAAGAACCTGACCGTTTTGAAAGTCACTTGAGACGGCAAGTATCGTACATATATCGCATATCCTCCAACT from Rhizoctonia solani chromosome 16, complete sequence includes the following:
- a CDS encoding Tyrosine kinase domain protein, with amino-acid sequence MEEKSENSKAADIYALGMTILEAMTGSIPYVEVPNEIVVMRKITEGTLPPRPEAHIPISCYRASTLWHLMNQCWSRNPQTRPTAIQVQERVSQLAYSYSDT
- a CDS encoding Tyrosine kinase catalytic domain protein, yielding MVSPWMENGDLRSFLHSYPDADRYELCAQMADGVAYLHSQNIVHGDIKGANVLISKEFVLKIADFGTSALKDYTLAFAQTGTKPGMTIRWTASYLHTIMAGYD
- a CDS encoding Serine/threonine-protein kinase gives rise to the protein MPSSGGFNGPRRPWVPSIAEVFSSSMYCAGAHERAASMVSDSNIQSTTRMGHPNLTSSVPTSSRNDAPIADQTVLAVTCDKLTYTNVTINRDTADAQTIRQTIASKITSNPSLKFDIYRIASSNAPLGYPLDDDQLLLTCLQERQGVPHFFADLSVIPPHLVVHSNSHQVSHSRVLSSPASLSTIVPATLLMPEPCVQRASDTSSVTRSSPSLPSDSATRHDPVPSRSTHHCQDLITDPGGNIAIPEPAQISPITQPFERQTRRYSVPYWDESPPIIASPGSDHAVSSLLRYRTPQPGQTHMVHGTLYSEPGRMSEAEVIRQNSGYSEGANSRMDAGSYQSQAFMEGPSLHGGCNRTISRRMTVDEVLHELHSHGCKSMSPYVNRSMSGDNPVAYGGFGDIYRGVLNNGAEVSLKCVRLEVDLDDGGQRKIKDAAHELYIWSKCKHPNVLELMGVTQHRGHLAMVSPWMENGDLTRFLVEHPYIDRYNLCAQIADGVAYLHQENVVHGDIKGANILVSKDLTPKITDFGTASRIDCTLKFTETSCSQTVSIRWTAPEVMAETIDKSTPEADVFSLGMTILEVFTGNVPFPGVSTPAVILKLVTGGHPARPEEHIPTGDDRADLLWSLLSDCWAFKPEDRPTADDVKYRMRIIGSI